From Acipenser ruthenus chromosome 2, fAciRut3.2 maternal haplotype, whole genome shotgun sequence, a single genomic window includes:
- the cckar gene encoding cholecystokinin receptor type A, translating into MNFNCTDYDIMLCELGLHNRTACCEPPPTPALPPKDMNQTVRIFLYSLIFLLSILGNALIIAVLVRNKQMRTMTNLFLLSLAVSDLMLCLFCMPFTLIPNLMKDFIFGSGVCKIATYFMGISVSVSTFSLVAISLERYSAICNPLQSRVWQTKSHALKVITATWFVSFILMLPYPISSTLVPFTRDNNSTGNMCRLTWSSDIIQQSWYIFLLLILFLVPGIVMMTAYGFISLELYRGIQFELIHRRSSRERKISSSSIKHANGDGCYIQRSKKKKMEMQQLPSANSIKINRARSNSSTAHLVAKKRVIRMLIVIVILFFTCWTPIFTVNAWRAFDRVSADRLLSGAPISFIHLLSYTSACVNPLIYCFMNKRFRLAFLDTFACCKQTHNLPRDVEEDVTTTAASLSKYTYSSISISAQAQTD; encoded by the exons ATGAATTTCAATTGTACCGATTATGATATTATGCTTTGTGAGCTCGGATTACACAACCGGACTGCGTGTTGTGAGCCACCTCCGACACCAGCACTACCACCAAAAG ATATGAATCAAACAGTGAGGATTTTCTTATATAGCCTGATATTCTTGCTGAGCATCCTCGGAAATGCCCTGATAATTGCAGTCCTGGTGCGaaacaagcagatgagaactatGACTAATCTATTCCTGCTCTCCCTGGCTGTGAGCGACCTGATGCTGTGCCTGTTCTGTATGCCGTTCACCCTCATCCCAAACCTCATGAAGGATTTCATATTTGGCAGTGGAGTCTGTAAAATTGCTACCTACTTCATGG GTATCTCTGTAAGCGTGTCCACTTTCAGTCTGGTTGCCATTTCCTTGGAGCGCTACAGTGCGATCTGTAACCCTCTGCAGTCGAGAGTGTGGCAAACCAAGTCCCATGCCTTGAAAGTGATCACTGCTACCTGGTTTGTCTCATTCATTCTCATGCTACCATACCCTATCTCAAGCACCTTGGTTCCCTTCACCAGAGACAATAACAGCACTGGTAACATGTGCCGTCTCACCTGGTCCAGTGACATCATCCAGCAATCCTG GTACATTTTCCTGTTACTGATTCTTTTCCTTGTACCTGGAATTGTAATGATGACGGCATATGGATTCATCTCTCTGGAACTGTACAGAGGAATACAGTTTGAACTAATTCATAGGAGATCCTCCCGAG AGAGAaaaatcagcagcagcagcatcaaacACGCCAACGGGGATGGCTGCTACATCCAGAGGTCCAAAAAGAAGAAGATGGAAATGCAGCAGCTGCCCAGTGCCAACAGTATTAAGATCAACAGGGCCAGAAGCAACAGCTCCACAGCCCACCTGGTGGCAAAGAAGAGGGTGATCCGCATGCTGATCGTCATTGTGATTCTGTTCTTCACCTGCTGGACTCCCATCTTCACTGTCAACGCCTGGCGAGCGTTCGACAGGGTCTCAGCGGACAGGCTGCTGTCTGGGGCTCCCATATCCTTCATCCACCTGCTCTCCTACACGTCCGCCTGCGTTAACCCTCTCATTTACTGTTTCATGAACAAACGCTTCCGTCTGGCCTTTCTGGACACTTTTGCATGTTGCAAGCAAACCCACAACTTGCCACGAGATGTGGAAGAGGATGTAACTACAACAGCGGCCAGTCTTTCCAAGTACACTTACAGCAGCATCAGTATATCAGCCCAGGCACAGACTGATTGA